A region of the Patescibacteria group bacterium genome:
TCGGCAGAATCGGTATCGGGGCTTAAATAAGCCACGGCCCTGACGATTTTTTCTTCCTGCCCGGCCGATTCAACCACGGCAAGCTTCGTTCTCTCCGGGTCAACCGCCGGCGCCGTATTATCCACGGTTACGGGATAGTCTTCCGATTCCGCCCTTTCTTCCGCCCGGACAGCGACCGCTTTTAAATTATGGGCGCCTTCGGGCAAATCTATCGTCAGATGCGCGAAGCCGTCCGCGATTTCCCGGGTGCGGGCGATTTCTTCTCCGTTGCTAAAAATAATGATTTCCTCGGCTTGCGGAGCAAAAACTTTGGCTTCTATCAAATTCTGGCCGGTCAAAAGCCCTTTGGCCGGATAAACCAAAACCGGCCTTGCCAGCGGAGAAAGAGCTTTTTCCTCCTTTTCTCCCCGGACTGCCGGCTCAATAACGCTATCCGCTGAAATTTCTCGATCTTCCTGATTCAAAGTAATGGCGGGTTTCTCTTCCTTTTCGGCGATAGCGGCCGCGGAAACTGCCGGCTGGCTGGAGCCGAAAAACTGGGCAACCAAAGTCGTGTCATAATCTCCGTAAAAGCCGCTGGCCAAACCGACTCCGATTTCGGAAAAATCCGGGTCAATCATGTTGGCGTAATGGGTTTGGCTCTTTGTCCAGCCGTTAACCACTTCTTCCGCCCCGGAAAATCCCATGGCCAAATTTTCTCCGGCCATGGCGTATTTGTAATTTACGCCGGAAAGCCAATCTTTTACTGTTTTTTTGTCAGGGCCGATATGGGCGAAATATTGGTTCAAAAGCATGTCTTCAGCTTTATTGTAAGCGGCCCGGGTAAGCAAGTCGCTCTCCACCAATGGCTGGACGCCGAAATTCTGCCTGATTCTGTTGGTAAGTTCAATAATTTTTTGGGCCTGTTCCAGAAGCACGTCGGGCGTAAGCCAGGCGCTGATGGGAATAATAAGAACAAAGCCGATAACCAAAACTTTGATTAAAACCGCGCTTACGGCATGAAAAAATATCCGCCGGGGCGCCAAAGCCTGCGGTTTGTAATCATTGCCGGCGTGCGGAATAAACAAATCTTTCAATTTGCCCGGTCCGCGCGGATTGCGGCCCATCTTCACTTCGTCCCCGTCAGAAATGCCGTCTCCATCCGTATCGGGATTATTGGGATCTGTGCCATAGACATTCACCTCTTCATAATCAGCCAAGCCGTCATTATCGCTATCCTTTTTGTACGGATTGGTGCCTAATTTCTTTTCTTCTTCGTCAAACAAGCCATCGGCGTCAGAATCTTTTATTTCTCTTTTCATTTTATTAACTCTAATAAAAAATTTCATTTATTTTGCTATAAAATTCCCTTGTTATTCAAAATTGTACTACAAAATGCGAAAAAAGTCAAACAAAAACAAAAAAAGCGGAATTGAAACCGCTCTTTTTTTTGTGGGCCGGGCAGGATTCGAACCTGCGAAGACGAAAGCCAACAGATTTACAGTCTGTCCCATTTGACCGCTTTGGTACCGACCCGGGTAATAACTTTTAACTATTAACAATTAACTTTTAAACTTTAAAATGTCAGCCGTTTTTTAAAACCCCCTAATTGTCTGGCTATATTTTCAGATTGTTCTAACATAATATTATAAATTTTCCCGCTAATCAAATTAATTTCCGCCATAATTTGTAAACAGGCTACTGTTTCATTTAAAGAACCTAGGGATTTTTCTAGATAACGAGCAAACTCTTTGTCTGATTTTACCGCCGAACCTTCAGCTATATTTAGGGCAACTGATAAAGCCGCTCTTTTCGTTTGGTCTTTTAAGCTATAATCGTTAACCTTCTCTATAATTTTTAAGATGTTTTTATAATATACAACACTCGCCTTATAAACCGGGAAGTCCATAAAACGGAATGTCTTCATATTTTTATGTTAATTGTTAAAGGTTAACTGTTAATTGTTATTCCCTGAGCCGTTGCCGAGATTTGAACTCGGGACCTACTCCTTACCATGGAGTTGCTCTACCAGCTGAGCTACAACGGCATATTTTATTTTGATTTATGAACTAGTAATAAAGTTGCTCCCTGCCTGCCGGCAGGCAGGTACCAGCTGAGCTACAACGGCATAATTGATTGTTAAGTGTTAATCCCCGTCCTGATTAAAAAAATACTGTTTCTCACAGCATAAAAATGTTTTAAAACATTTTTTGTTTTTATATTATTTTGTTATTTTGTTATTTTGTTATTTAATTACAATTCATCAATCTGCTTTTTCAAATCTTCCAGTTTTTGGTTGTCCGGGTTAACTTTTTCCAATTTTTTATAAGCCTCTAGGGCCGAAGCTTTATCCTTTTTTATTATACTGATTTCCGCCATTGTGTCAAGGTAGCGGGGGTTATTGGGGACAACTTTCAGGGCTTCCTTTATTTCCCGCAAAGCGTCTTCCAGACGTCCGTCAGCGCGGTTCACCAAAGCCAGCTCAAAATTAATTTCCGCCGTTTCATTGTTATCCCCCCCGTCTTTTATCAGCTTTAAAATATGCCCGAAAGTCTGCCTGGCGTCTTCATAGTTTTTGTTCTCAAAATAAAGGTTGCCCAAATTCTTAAAGGCCTCGGTGTTTTGGCTGTCCAGCCCGATAATTTCAATCAGCCTTTTTTCCGCTTCTTTATAATTTTCCTCCTCAATCATCTCTTCGGCCTCAACTGACAATTCGCCGATTTTTTTCTCCTTTTCCGCAACGGGCAGAATCATTTCCGAACCATAACTTTCCTTCAATTCGTGGAGCTTATTATAAGCCCATTTGAATAAAATTCCCGATTTCTCCCCCAAGAACCTGGAAATCTTTATAATCCAGGAACTCCATTTAAAAATATTTCTTTTTAAGCGGCTGCTTATGATCCTTTCTTTCGCCCTGGCTTCTTTTTCCGCCGGAATATTTTCAACATCCACGCCGGCCAAAACGGAAAACTTGCTTACCGCAATAAAAACAATCACGCTTAAACTGATAAGTATTAAAATTAGAGGAATGATGTTATACATAAAAAAAGCTAAAAGCTAAAAGCTAAAAGCTAATAACTTCAAAAACTTTATTAATTTTTAACTTTCCACTGATTATGTTTCCACTTCTCTGACTTTTATCCGGCCGGCGCTGCCGAACAATTTCATTTTCCCGATAACCACTTTTTCCACCGCCTCAATCGTCGGCCTAAGCAAATTTCTCGGATCGGTTTCTTCCCTGTTTTTAAGGCAATTATCAATCAAAGTCGCGCAAAAAGCGATTTTTATATCGCTGCCGATATTAATTATATCCACGCCTTCTTTTATGGCTCCTCTTATTTTTTCATCCTCTACGCCGGAACCCCCATGCAAAACAAAAGGTTTTTTCACTTTTTCCAATATTTCCTTAAGCAAATGAAGCTTTATGTCCTCGTTGGTATAAACGCCGTGGGCCGTGCCGATGGCCGCGGCAATGGTATCAACTTTCGTGGCTTTTACGAATTTTACCACTTCCGCCGGATCGGCCAAGGGTATGTTTTTAATCTTACCTCCTCCGCTGCCATGGCCGCCGACCATGGCTCCGATTTCTCCCTGCACCCAGACGCCCCGGGAATGAGCCACTTCAACCACGTGCTTGGTCATATTGATATTTTCGTCCAGAGGCAGGGAAGAAGCGTCAATATGAACCGAAGTAAAACCGGAGTTAATGCACTCAAAAATAGAATCAAAGCTGCTGCCATGATCCAAGTGCAGGGCAATCGGCACCTCGGCGGCGATGTTTTTCGCAATCGTGGAAACAATATGGGTAATCGGCTTTAAACCCATATATTTAATCGCCCCTTCCGAAACCTGGATAATCGCCGGGGATTTCGCCTTGTTGGCCGCTCGCGCCACGCCCAGAGCGGATTCAAGATTATGGATATTAAAAGCGCCGACCGCATAGCCGCCCTTTTCCGCTTCTTTAATTATTTCTTTAATGTGAACTAACATAAAATGATAATAATCAATAACCAATTAACTAGAATGCTTGGATATTGAAATTTGGTTATTGAATATTGTTTGTATCTTGTACCTTGTTTCTTGGTTATTTACTATCTTAATATCCCCTTGGCGATTTTATAAAACTCTTCCGGGTCTAAGCTGGCGCCACCGACCAAAAGACCGTCAATATTTTCCAATTCGGCAAAACTCTTCACGTTCTTGCTGGTCACGCTGCCGCCGTAAATAATGCGAAAATTTTTATTAACCACGCCCAGGCCGAACATATCCTTCAGGGCCAGCCCGATGATTTTGTGGGCATAGTCGGCTTCCGCCGGCTCAATCGCCAATCCCGAACCGATTGCCCAAACCGGCTCATAAGCCACAACCACCTGCTGATTTTCCAGAATATTAATGCCGCCCAAAGCTTGCTGCAACTGGTCAACCAAAACAAAATCCCTTTTGTCCGTTTTTCTTTCTTCGCTTTCCTCGCCGATGCAGACAATCGGGATCAGGCCCGGAGTATTCAAAGTTTCCTTCACTTTTTGATGAATCATGGCGTAATTTTCCAAAAGGAAACGACGCCGCTCGCTGTGGCCGATAATGGCATATTGGCAACCGGCCTCAAGAATCATTTTTGGGGAAATCTCGCCGGTATAAGAACCGCTTTCCTCAAAAAAAACATTCTGGGCCCCCAATTTTAATTTAGTTTTTTCAAACATTCTGCCGATCTCGCTCAAAACGACAGAAGACGGGCAGACCACGACTTCCTCTTTGGCAAAATCCCTGAATTTCTCTTTGAATTTTTCCGCCATCTTTAAACTTTCTCCAAGCATCAGCCTCATCTTCCAATTGGCGATAATGATTTTATTTCTTTCTTTTGACATAATTTATAGTTAAAAATTTTATTTATTTAAGCGGGCCCAAAATACAGTAGTCATAATATGCCAAAGGGTTTCCGGACGAATCCGTAACCCTCGGGAGATCAAAATCACCTCCCTCTGCCGAAAAAAATAAGGCATATTCATAATCAGTCCGCCGTATTCCATTACAATACCAAGACGAAGTAAAAGTAGGAGGGCTGTATTCATAACAATAATATTCGCTCCCCCTAATCTCGTTAACCGGGTCAGATGGCAAAAATGGGAGCAAGCCCTCGTCCACCAAGGGCTTAAGCGCCGTATACCAAGTATGTCCGGAAATACAATTGCCGGTCGGACAACTACAAGACCAGGATGTCCCCAAAGTCGGATAAGCATTATGATTGTCAAAATATAGCTCCAAAGCTTTTTGCACTTGCTTTAAATCCGCCGCTCTTTTGGCGTCTCTGGCTTTTATTCTGGCATTATTCAGGGCGAACACGGCGGCCGAAGACAGAAGCCCGATAATTGAAATGATAACCAAAAGTTCTATCAATGTAAACCCCAAAATATCTTTTGGCGAATTTTTATTCTTTTTTTCGCGCTCGCCTTTCCTGCCCATTATTTTTAAAAACCAAAATTATATTTTAATCGCAGCCATACGCAGACCCGCACGTGCCGCAAAGCACGTAAACTACGTTGTCGGTATCATAGACGTTTATCCCGCTTCTATTCGGACCGCCTGAATGTATGGCCCTGGCCGATCCGTAATCTCCGTCAAAAATATATTTATTTCCCCACGGGTCAAGCGGAACAGACGCCATATAAGGGCCCTGCCAGTTGGGAAAACCGGAGTCGCAGACCAAACCGGCATTGCAGGTGTCCAAGTACATTTCCGGATCCTGGACGCATGGCGATAAGCTCAACTTGCCGGGATGAAGGCCTGTATCGTTCGCCAAAATATCTATGGCTATGGCGATCTGCTTTAAATCAGCCTTGGCTTTGGCGATTTTGGCTTTTTCCCTCGTAAGATTTACCGAATAAAAAGCGATTGTGGCTACCAGCCCGATAATGGAAATAACCACCAAAAGCTCAATTAAAGTAAACCCCATTGAATTTGCTTTGCGAGTATTTAAGGGGGCAAACTCGAAAAAATTTTTCAATCTCGGACAATTAAACATGGAGCGTAAATATGGCTTATTTTATTATACCACTTATCCCCAAAAACCCAAAAATTACGAGGCGAACTACCATTCGTAATTTTCATAAACCCATTCAGCCAAATTTTTTGTTTCTTCAAAGCGCTGGCGGCTGCTTTGGCCGCCCAGAATAACAGTGGCGATTTCCCGGCCGTTGCCGTCGGTAAATTCTCCGGCAAAACAATAGCCGGCCAAATCCGTATATCCGGTTTTGCCGCCGATTATTTCCAGGCCGTTAGCGGGAAAATTTTCCAATAAATAATCGGTGGTTGAAACTTTTTTTGTTTTCCCGGCCAAAGTTTTAAATTTGTATTCTTTTATCAGGGTCGCTTCCCTTATGCTTCTCCGGTCCAAAGAATATATGATCATTTTTGCCGCTTCTTCGGCCGTGGAAACATTATTATTATTAAGGCCGATCGGATCCCTGAAACGGGTGTTAACCAGCCCGAGAGCGGAAGCTTTTTCATTCATTTTCTCCACAAATTCTTCTTCTGCCAGCCCCGTTGAGCGCACCAAAGCGATGGCGGAAGTGTTGTCTGAAGCCACTAAACTCAAATGGAATAAATCTTTTACCGTGACCCTTTCTCCCTGGAAAAGATGGATTTTTCCGCCCTCCCGCCTGTCTTCTTTTTTTATTTCATAAGGCGAATCCCAGCCCGGATTGTAGTCAAGAAAAACCAAAGCGGTCATTAATTTAGTCAAGCTGGCAATAGCCGTTACTTCTTTTGAATTATGGGAAAAAAGCAAGGCTCCGCTTTCCTTATCAACGGCAACGGCGCTATTTGCCGTAACCGTAAACTCTCCGGCTTCAGGACCGCCCGCGAACTCTTTTCTAACGGGAGGGGCCGGCAATTCCGGCAGTCTGCCCATCCTTTCTCCGCTTTCCGGCAAAATCCTGTTAGCCAGAGGCACTTTTCTCATCTCGGCCACCGCTTTGTCAACCGCCTGATTAACTTCCTCTTCTCCCACGCCCAAAACTCTTCCCTTCTCCCCGGCCAAAGCGCCGAAAATATCAAAACTGAAATTGGGCTTGGCCGGAGAAACAGCAAAGCTAAAAATTAAAGAAGCGATGATTAAACTGGTTATGGCGGATATTAACATAAAAAATATCTAGAAATAATCAATAATCAAGAAACCTGCCTGCCGGCAGGCAGACAACAACTAAACAAATTCTAATATTCAATAACCAATAATCAAACGGTTTAGTTATTGAGATTTAGTTATTGATTATTGTTTGGAATTTGATTATTGGTCATTGTATTTCGCTTTTTACTTATTGGCCATTATCACTTAATACTCTGTCTAGCGTATCATCTTTATTCAACCTCTCATAATCCGGCAGCTGGCTTGCATCGTTAATTCCCAAAAAGCGGACAAAATCAAAAGTTATATTATAATAGGTTTCATTTTTTTTCTTGTCTTGTTTGGCCTCAATCAAACCCCGCAAAAGCAAATTATGGACAATCAAAGAGCAGTTGACCCCCCTGATTCTTTCCAAATCCAGCTTGGAAATCGGTCCGCGGTAAGCGATGATGGTTAAAGTTTCCAGGCTGGGCCGGGTGAGCTCGCCGGTAGTTTCGTCCTTTATAAAATCTCGGACCAGCGTTGAGCTTTCCGGAGCGCTTACCATCTGAAAAGCCGGACCGTTTTTTATTATCGCCAGCCCTCCTCCTCTTTTCTTGTAATCATCCGCCAGTTCTTTGGCCGCCGCTTCCACTTCTTTCGGCTCTTTTTTAACTAATTGGGACAATTGCTTGACCGTTATCGGCTTAGCAGAGATAAAAAGCAAAGATTCTATTTTTCCCTTGATAGACATATTAATTATTTTTATTTATGGTAATTTCGCCAAAAAGGCTTTCCTGCTCAACCATGATATCCCGCTGTTTTATTAATTCTAAAACGGCCAGAAAACTCACGATAATTTCCGTTTTTGAGCCGGCCTTTTCCAAAATTTTGGAAAAATTTATCCGGATTTTTTCCAACAGCGTTTTTTGGATGGCCAAAATTTTATCTTCAATGTTTATTTTTCTTGTTAACTTTTCTTCCTCCAATACTTCTTCCTCCGGTTTAACTTGGCTTATTAAATCTTTAAGGGAAGCGGCCAGATCGTCTTTGCTCAATTTTGCCGGCGGGGAAAAAATCTTTAAATTGGCCAGGACCGATTTCTTGTCAAACTCCCGGGCAAACATAAATTTTTTTTTACCCACCATCGCCTCAATGACTTTCATCGCTTCCAGAAATTCTTTATACATCCGGAGCTGCTGTTCCAGCTCTTCAACTTCTTCATCTTCTTCCGTATACAGATAAGGCAAAAGCGCCCTTGATTTTATATACAATAATTTCGCGGCAATAACTAAAAAATCCGCTATCTCGTCCGGATTAATCACGCCTGATTTTTTTATATAATCAATGTATTGGTCGGCAATTTTAGCCAGGCTCACTTCGGTTATGTCCAGCTCCTCTCTCTCTATTAATTGCAGCAATAATCCCAGCGGCCCTTCAAATTTTTCAGTTTTGAAATCCATCATCTTTTTATAAAATAGGATTATTGAGATTCTGAGGATCTTTAAGATTCTTACGATATTGTCTTTATAATATCCTAAGAATCTTAAAAGTCTCAATAATCCTAAGAATCTTAAAACTCTATTTACTCTTCTTCACCGCCTTCTTAACGGAAATTCTTCTCCTTCTTGCCTTCCCCGCTTTCTCCATCTTTACTTTTCTCTTTATCCCAAAGCTCCCCAACACCGCGTTTTCCAATTTTACAAAATCCTTGACCGCCATCTCTACGGAGTGGTTAAAGCTTCCGGAAGAAAAAACCGCTTTTTTCGCTTTCATCAGAGCCTTATCCGCGATTACCGGCAATTTATGCAATTGGCCAAAAGCGCTTAATGTCCCGGCTTTAATTTTTAAAGCCTTCGCCATCATTTTCTCGCCCGGAATTTTTACCGCTTTAATTTTTTTACCCGTCTGCGCCCCCAAGCATTTGCCTAATTTCTTAAAATCCAAATTATAATCCGCCGGCAGCAACACTAAAAAATAATCCTTGTCCGCTTGGACTAAAAGGGACTTGGCAATTTCCCCCATTTTTTTCTTCATAGTCGCGGCCGCGTCCACGGCTGTATAAACCGTCCGATGCTCTAAAATATTGTGCTTCACTCCGGCTTTTTTTAGATATTCTTCTAATTTAGCCGGCAGTTTTGTCTTCTTCGACATATAATTGTTAAATGTTAATTGTTAAATGTTAACAGTTAATATTATACCTTAATTTTGGCTTGAAAGCAAAGAAAAAAGGCCAACCCTAAGAGTTAGCCTTATTTATATTTTCACCTCCTTAATCGCCGGCAAGATAAGCCAGGCATTCTTCGTATTTTTCCCAGGTAATCATACCCTTTTTATAATAGTAGTCAAACAGTTCGGTGATGGTAAAAGCCGAAATCAGCGTATACCCGGCTTTTTCAAGCTCCTGTCTGCCTCCTTGCTGGCGGTCAACCGAGACAATCAAGCCAGCAACTTCCAGGCCCATCTGCTTGATCGCCTCAATCGCCTCAAACTTTGAATCCGCCCTGGTTATAAGATCATCAAGCAACAAAACCCTTTCCCCTTGGCGATAGTCGCCTACCAAAGGCATGATTTGCCGTTTGTCGCCCTCCACCTTCTTCCTCAGCCTGATAATTTTGAAGCATCTTGGCGCGGCCGCGACCTTCTCTATCGCTTCAGCCAAAGGATCTCCGGCATTGGGTATGCCGGCTATGGCCGAAAAGGTTAAACCGCTTTCCAGAATCTTCCGCCAGAGAAGTTCTGCCGCCAAAATGCAATCTTCCGGGGTAAGCGGCCCCGGTTTCGGGTTGTCCGGCGTTCTCAAGTTGAGATAAAAAGGCGACAGAGGAGCATCCGGAAACTTCTCGTGAAGTTTCAGCCTGAAAGCCCCGAACTTAAGGGCCTCTCTCGCAAAAATCATGTCAGCCACTCGGGCAAATGAATCAGAAGACATACTTTCACCTCCTTAAATCAAAAAGGGTTAAACTACGTTTCCGCCCACGGCTCTGATTTGATCTCGCAGTTCTTTGGCTTTCCCCGCCGCGGCTTCGGCAAAATCAGAGCCGTCAGAAGCAAAAATAATGCCGCGCGAGGAATTGATAATCATTCCTTGTCCCTGGCTGTCTTTGCCGGCCGTAACGGTTTTCTCCACATCACCGCCTTGCGCGCCTATGCCGGGAATAAGAATCGGCATATCACCGACAATCTTGCGCACCTCGGCCAGCTCCTCGGGATAGGTCGCACCGACAACAAGAGCGCAATTGCCGTTTTTATTCCAATGATTGGCAACCCGGTACGCGACGAATTGGTACATCGGCATAAGGATCGGGTCATTTGGAATGTCGCGAGTGCAGTCACCAATAGTCTCGTTGAAGAAAAGCTCCTGGCAATCTTCCGGAGTGAGCAACACCTGCAGATCCTGAAATTCACCCGCGCCCTTATTGGAAGTGCGGCAAAGCACAAAAATGCCTTTGTCTGGCCGGTCCAAAAACGGGGCAAGCGCTTCGGCGCCAAGATACGGATGAACCGTGACAGCGTCTGCTTGGAAGAAGTTAAATGCTGATTGCACGTAGCCAGTGTTAGTATTGCCGATGTCCCCGCGTTTGTAATCAAGAATCACGGGGACGTTAGGTGCAATGATATGAATATCCACGATAGTACGATGCAGAGCCGCAGATCCTTCACTACCATGCGCCTCATAAAAAGCGATGTTCGGCTTATAGGCGCAGACACTGCCTACCGTCGCTTCCACAATAGCTCGGTTGAAGGCGACGACGGTATTGGCCACGTCAACCTGACACTCATTGCCGGGTCGACGCGCAGCTTCAGGAATTTTTTTGAAGTCGCTATCCAGCCCAACGCAGACGAATTTACCAGCCGCCCACCGGGCTCTCAACAATTCCCAAAAATTTCTTTCTGCCATCTCTTTACTTCTCCTTCCTTACAGGTTGAAACTAAACAGAGACTGAATTCTTTCCCGCGGCCGTACATTCCCGGCACAAGCTGTTACCCCTCTTTCTCATTTTCTGGCAAGCGCGGCTGCCGGGAATATTAGCGCATCTTTTTGGCCGGCCGCTGATTTTCGGCTGATGTCCGCCATTCTTTTTTTTCATTCCCTTTCTCCTCTCGCTTTCAATTTTCATTTTAACGAACCGATTTTTCTTTCGCCCAAAATAAACCGAGAAATACCATCCCCAGCACCCCGTCTTTCAATAAAGACAAGGGTAAAACTACGACTACACAAAAAACGATTAAAACGATTGCGCCGATCGCCCCAGGGATTGATATTTTGTCCTTTTTCGGAACTTCATTTTTTATGAAAAGACTTATAAAAAGGAAAATAATGGCTACTGCCGCGCACATAGCCAGGGCGATAATATTCCCTATAAAATCAAAAATAGGTTCCGTCTTTCTCCAAATCGCCCGG
Encoded here:
- a CDS encoding tetratricopeptide repeat protein, with amino-acid sequence MYNIIPLILILISLSVIVFIAVSKFSVLAGVDVENIPAEKEARAKERIISSRLKRNIFKWSSWIIKISRFLGEKSGILFKWAYNKLHELKESYGSEMILPVAEKEKKIGELSVEAEEMIEEENYKEAEKRLIEIIGLDSQNTEAFKNLGNLYFENKNYEDARQTFGHILKLIKDGGDNNETAEINFELALVNRADGRLEDALREIKEALKVVPNNPRYLDTMAEISIIKKDKASALEAYKKLEKVNPDNQKLEDLKKQIDEL
- the tpiA gene encoding triose-phosphate isomerase, yielding MSKERNKIIIANWKMRLMLGESLKMAEKFKEKFRDFAKEEVVVCPSSVVLSEIGRMFEKTKLKLGAQNVFFEESGSYTGEISPKMILEAGCQYAIIGHSERRRFLLENYAMIHQKVKETLNTPGLIPIVCIGEESEERKTDKRDFVLVDQLQQALGGINILENQQVVVAYEPVWAIGSGLAIEPAEADYAHKIIGLALKDMFGLGVVNKNFRIIYGGSVTSKNVKSFAELENIDGLLVGGASLDPEEFYKIAKGILR
- a CDS encoding CAP domain-containing protein encodes the protein MKREIKDSDADGLFDEEEKKLGTNPYKKDSDNDGLADYEEVNVYGTDPNNPDTDGDGISDGDEVKMGRNPRGPGKLKDLFIPHAGNDYKPQALAPRRIFFHAVSAVLIKVLVIGFVLIIPISAWLTPDVLLEQAQKIIELTNRIRQNFGVQPLVESDLLTRAAYNKAEDMLLNQYFAHIGPDKKTVKDWLSGVNYKYAMAGENLAMGFSGAEEVVNGWTKSQTHYANMIDPDFSEIGVGLASGFYGDYDTTLVAQFFGSSQPAVSAAAIAEKEEKPAITLNQEDREISADSVIEPAVRGEKEEKALSPLARPVLVYPAKGLLTGQNLIEAKVFAPQAEEIIIFSNGEEIARTREIADGFAHLTIDLPEGAHNLKAVAVRAEERAESEDYPVTVDNTAPAVDPERTKLAVVESAGQEEKIVRAVAYLSPDTDSA
- a CDS encoding four helix bundle protein, with protein sequence MDFPVYKASVVYYKNILKIIEKVNDYSLKDQTKRAALSVALNIAEGSAVKSDKEFARYLEKSLGSLNETVACLQIMAEINLISGKIYNIMLEQSENIARQLGGFKKRLTF
- the scpB gene encoding SMC-Scp complex subunit ScpB, whose translation is MSIKGKIESLLFISAKPITVKQLSQLVKKEPKEVEAAAKELADDYKKRGGGLAIIKNGPAFQMVSAPESSTLVRDFIKDETTGELTRPSLETLTIIAYRGPISKLDLERIRGVNCSLIVHNLLLRGLIEAKQDKKKNETYYNITFDFVRFLGINDASQLPDYERLNKDDTLDRVLSDNGQ
- a CDS encoding phosphoribosyltransferase family protein translates to MSSDSFARVADMIFAREALKFGAFRLKLHEKFPDAPLSPFYLNLRTPDNPKPGPLTPEDCILAAELLWRKILESGLTFSAIAGIPNAGDPLAEAIEKVAAAPRCFKIIRLRKKVEGDKRQIMPLVGDYRQGERVLLLDDLITRADSKFEAIEAIKQMGLEVAGLIVSVDRQQGGRQELEKAGYTLISAFTITELFDYYYKKGMITWEKYEECLAYLAGD
- a CDS encoding type II secretion system protein GspG, whose product is MGFTLIELLVVISIIGLVATIAFYSVNLTREKAKIAKAKADLKQIAIAIDILANDTGLHPGKLSLSPCVQDPEMYLDTCNAGLVCDSGFPNWQGPYMASVPLDPWGNKYIFDGDYGSARAIHSGGPNRSGINVYDTDNVVYVLCGTCGSAYGCD
- a CDS encoding YbaK/EbsC family protein; the protein is MSKKTKLPAKLEEYLKKAGVKHNILEHRTVYTAVDAAATMKKKMGEIAKSLLVQADKDYFLVLLPADYNLDFKKLGKCLGAQTGKKIKAVKIPGEKMMAKALKIKAGTLSAFGQLHKLPVIADKALMKAKKAVFSSGSFNHSVEMAVKDFVKLENAVLGSFGIKRKVKMEKAGKARRRRISVKKAVKKSK
- the pyrF gene encoding orotidine-5'-phosphate decarboxylase — encoded protein: MLRARWAAGKFVCVGLDSDFKKIPEAARRPGNECQVDVANTVVAFNRAIVEATVGSVCAYKPNIAFYEAHGSEGSAALHRTIVDIHIIAPNVPVILDYKRGDIGNTNTGYVQSAFNFFQADAVTVHPYLGAEALAPFLDRPDKGIFVLCRTSNKGAGEFQDLQVLLTPEDCQELFFNETIGDCTRDIPNDPILMPMYQFVAYRVANHWNKNGNCALVVGATYPEELAEVRKIVGDMPILIPGIGAQGGDVEKTVTAGKDSQGQGMIINSSRGIIFASDGSDFAEAAAGKAKELRDQIRAVGGNVV
- a CDS encoding type II secretion system protein: MGRKGEREKKNKNSPKDILGFTLIELLVIISIIGLLSSAAVFALNNARIKARDAKRAADLKQVQKALELYFDNHNAYPTLGTSWSCSCPTGNCISGHTWYTALKPLVDEGLLPFLPSDPVNEIRGSEYYCYEYSPPTFTSSWYCNGIRRTDYEYALFFSAEGGDFDLPRVTDSSGNPLAYYDYCILGPLK
- a CDS encoding class II fructose-bisphosphate aldolase, translating into MLVHIKEIIKEAEKGGYAVGAFNIHNLESALGVARAANKAKSPAIIQVSEGAIKYMGLKPITHIVSTIAKNIAAEVPIALHLDHGSSFDSIFECINSGFTSVHIDASSLPLDENINMTKHVVEVAHSRGVWVQGEIGAMVGGHGSGGGKIKNIPLADPAEVVKFVKATKVDTIAAAIGTAHGVYTNEDIKLHLLKEILEKVKKPFVLHGGSGVEDEKIRGAIKEGVDIINIGSDIKIAFCATLIDNCLKNREETDPRNLLRPTIEAVEKVVIGKMKLFGSAGRIKVREVET
- a CDS encoding segregation/condensation protein A, coding for MMDFKTEKFEGPLGLLLQLIEREELDITEVSLAKIADQYIDYIKKSGVINPDEIADFLVIAAKLLYIKSRALLPYLYTEEDEEVEELEQQLRMYKEFLEAMKVIEAMVGKKKFMFAREFDKKSVLANLKIFSPPAKLSKDDLAASLKDLISQVKPEEEVLEEEKLTRKINIEDKILAIQKTLLEKIRINFSKILEKAGSKTEIIVSFLAVLELIKQRDIMVEQESLFGEITINKNN
- a CDS encoding serine hydrolase; this encodes MLISAITSLIIASLIFSFAVSPAKPNFSFDIFGALAGEKGRVLGVGEEEVNQAVDKAVAEMRKVPLANRILPESGERMGRLPELPAPPVRKEFAGGPEAGEFTVTANSAVAVDKESGALLFSHNSKEVTAIASLTKLMTALVFLDYNPGWDSPYEIKKEDRREGGKIHLFQGERVTVKDLFHLSLVASDNTSAIALVRSTGLAEEEFVEKMNEKASALGLVNTRFRDPIGLNNNNVSTAEEAAKMIIYSLDRRSIREATLIKEYKFKTLAGKTKKVSTTDYLLENFPANGLEIIGGKTGYTDLAGYCFAGEFTDGNGREIATVILGGQSSRQRFEETKNLAEWVYENYEW